From a region of the Corallococcus coralloides DSM 2259 genome:
- a CDS encoding OmpH family outer membrane protein, which yields MSLRSTLAAAAAVLSLALPVAASAAELKVAYVDLQRVLLEVDDGKAAKARLQKWLEDRQKEIDKEQETLRKEKDTLDKQASAMSEATRTQKATELQKKVMELAQKYERSRAEAANKERQEMEPIVNRIDQVIASIAERDGLGMVLDKRDSGIVFALSQYDISNEVVRSYNNSASKKPAPAAKDAPVKK from the coding sequence ATGTCGCTTCGAAGCACCCTGGCGGCCGCCGCCGCTGTCCTGTCGCTCGCCCTCCCGGTTGCCGCTTCGGCCGCCGAGCTCAAGGTGGCCTACGTCGACCTGCAGCGCGTGCTGCTGGAGGTGGATGACGGCAAGGCCGCCAAGGCCCGTCTCCAGAAGTGGCTGGAGGACCGCCAGAAGGAGATCGACAAGGAGCAGGAGACGCTCCGCAAGGAGAAGGACACCCTGGACAAGCAGGCCAGCGCCATGAGCGAGGCCACGCGCACCCAGAAGGCCACCGAGCTCCAGAAGAAGGTGATGGAGCTGGCGCAGAAGTACGAGCGCAGCCGCGCCGAGGCCGCCAACAAGGAGCGCCAGGAGATGGAGCCCATCGTCAACCGCATCGACCAGGTCATCGCGTCCATCGCGGAGCGGGACGGCCTGGGCATGGTGCTGGACAAGCGCGACTCCGGCATCGTCTTCGCGCTGTCCCAGTACGACATCTCCAACGAGGTCGTGCGCAGCTACAACAACAGCGCCTCCAAGAAGCCTGCGCCGGCGGCCAAGGACGCCCCGGTCAAGAAGTAG
- the lpxD gene encoding UDP-3-O-(3-hydroxymyristoyl)glucosamine N-acyltransferase — protein sequence MPSAPNAHRLGDIATHVRGELLGDPGLLVHGLNGLEEAVPGEVSFYGNPRYRKQFEATRASAVLVGTDAPARDGVALVRVPNPHLAYAKLLTLFHPATRPAAGIHPAAHVHPEATVHPEATVKAGAVVEKGAHVGARTVLHPGAYVGEDARVGDDCVLYPHATVREGCVVGSRVILHASSVVGADGFGFAFDAEGEDGPRHFKIPQVGIVRIEDDVEVGACTCIDRATVGETVVGQGTKLDNLVQIAHNVRVGPLSLICAQAGVSGSAEVGTGVVLAGQVGVVGHIRVGDLAKVGAQSGVAHDVPDGQVVSGSPAIPHKEWLRASAASGQLADLLKEVRALRKRVELLEKEKGG from the coding sequence GTGCCTTCCGCACCCAACGCGCACCGGCTGGGGGACATCGCCACCCACGTCCGGGGTGAGCTCCTCGGCGACCCCGGGCTGCTCGTCCATGGCCTGAACGGCCTGGAGGAGGCAGTCCCGGGGGAGGTGTCGTTCTACGGCAACCCCCGCTACCGCAAGCAGTTCGAGGCCACCCGCGCCTCGGCGGTGCTGGTGGGGACGGATGCCCCCGCTCGCGACGGCGTGGCCCTGGTGCGGGTGCCCAACCCGCACCTGGCCTACGCGAAGCTCCTCACCCTGTTCCACCCGGCCACGAGGCCCGCCGCGGGCATCCACCCGGCCGCCCACGTGCACCCGGAGGCCACGGTGCACCCGGAGGCCACGGTGAAGGCCGGGGCGGTGGTGGAGAAGGGCGCCCACGTCGGCGCCCGCACGGTGCTGCACCCCGGCGCCTACGTGGGCGAGGACGCGCGCGTCGGCGACGACTGCGTGCTCTACCCGCACGCCACGGTGCGTGAGGGGTGCGTGGTGGGCTCGCGCGTCATCCTCCACGCCTCGTCGGTGGTGGGCGCGGACGGCTTCGGCTTCGCCTTCGACGCGGAGGGCGAGGACGGCCCCCGCCACTTCAAGATTCCCCAGGTGGGCATCGTCCGCATCGAGGACGACGTGGAAGTCGGGGCCTGCACCTGCATCGACCGCGCGACGGTGGGTGAAACGGTGGTGGGCCAGGGGACGAAGCTCGACAACCTGGTGCAGATCGCCCACAACGTGCGCGTGGGCCCGCTGTCGCTCATCTGCGCGCAGGCGGGCGTGTCGGGGTCGGCGGAGGTGGGCACCGGCGTGGTGCTGGCGGGGCAGGTGGGCGTGGTGGGCCACATCCGCGTGGGAGACCTTGCCAAGGTGGGCGCGCAGTCCGGCGTCGCCCATGACGTTCCAGACGGACAGGTCGTCAGTGGCAGCCCCGCCATCCCCCACAAGGAATGGCTGCGCGCCAGCGCCGCGTCGGGGCAGCTGGCGGACCTGCTCAAGGAAGTGCGTGCCCTTCGCAAGAGGGTGGAGCTGTTGGAGAAGGAGAAGGGCGGATGA
- the fabZ gene encoding 3-hydroxyacyl-ACP dehydratase FabZ, which translates to MMDIGEIQALLPHRYPFLLVDRVVEIVPGQKLTAYKNVTINEPFFNGHFPGHPVMPGVLILEALAQATAILAYKTEAMDPTRLVTYLMGVDNARFRKPVVPGDRLQLDIEVIRHKGAIWKTKGVASVDGAKVAEGEFLATVVDKNKAAKGDESAAP; encoded by the coding sequence ATGATGGACATTGGCGAGATCCAGGCGCTGCTGCCGCACCGCTACCCGTTCCTCCTGGTGGACCGGGTGGTGGAAATCGTGCCGGGCCAGAAGCTCACGGCCTACAAGAACGTCACCATCAACGAGCCCTTCTTCAACGGCCACTTCCCGGGGCACCCGGTGATGCCGGGCGTGCTCATCCTGGAGGCGCTCGCCCAGGCGACGGCCATCCTTGCGTATAAGACGGAAGCCATGGACCCGACGCGGCTCGTCACGTACTTGATGGGCGTGGACAACGCGCGCTTCCGCAAGCCGGTGGTGCCCGGAGACCGGCTCCAACTGGACATTGAAGTCATCCGCCACAAGGGCGCCATCTGGAAGACCAAGGGTGTGGCGTCGGTGGATGGCGCCAAGGTGGCGGAAGGGGAGTTCCTCGCCACCGTGGTGGACAAGAACAAGGCCGCCAAGGGCGACGAGAGCGCGGCGCCGTAG
- the lpxA gene encoding acyl-ACP--UDP-N-acetylglucosamine O-acyltransferase, translated as MAQVHPTAVVHPGARLHDTVEVGPFSVIGPQVVIGAGTRIGPHVVIEGRTTLGERNHLFQFCSVGAAPQDLKYAGEDTELVIGDENQIREFVTVNLGTVAGGGATRLGHRNLLLANSHIAHDCIVGNEVLLANGAALAGHVTVEDSVKISGLVAVHQFTRLGRYAFISGGSMVTMDVPPYCTVQGDRATLVGLNTVGLERGGFTEEQIGRVKEAYRILFRSKLGLQDALAQLRGELSGHPEVEHLVRFVETSKRGVTR; from the coding sequence ATGGCGCAGGTTCATCCCACCGCGGTCGTCCATCCGGGGGCCCGGCTCCACGACACCGTGGAGGTGGGGCCGTTCTCGGTCATCGGGCCCCAGGTCGTCATTGGCGCGGGCACCCGCATCGGGCCGCACGTCGTCATCGAGGGCCGCACCACGCTGGGGGAGCGCAACCACCTCTTCCAGTTCTGTTCCGTGGGCGCGGCGCCCCAGGACCTGAAGTACGCGGGCGAGGACACGGAGCTCGTCATTGGCGACGAGAACCAGATCCGTGAGTTCGTCACGGTGAACCTCGGCACGGTGGCCGGCGGCGGGGCCACGCGGCTCGGCCACCGCAACCTGCTGCTCGCCAACAGCCACATCGCGCACGACTGCATCGTGGGCAATGAGGTCCTCCTCGCCAACGGGGCCGCGCTCGCGGGCCACGTCACGGTGGAGGACTCGGTGAAGATCTCGGGTCTGGTCGCGGTGCACCAGTTCACCCGGCTGGGGCGCTACGCGTTCATCTCCGGCGGCTCCATGGTCACCATGGACGTGCCCCCGTACTGCACCGTGCAGGGGGACCGGGCCACGCTGGTGGGCCTCAACACCGTGGGCCTGGAGCGCGGCGGCTTCACCGAGGAGCAGATTGGCCGCGTGAAGGAGGCCTACCGCATCCTCTTCCGCTCCAAGCTGGGCCTCCAGGACGCGCTCGCGCAGCTTCGCGGGGAGCTCTCCGGCCACCCGGAGGTGGAGCACCTGGTCCGGTTCGTGGAGACGAGCAAGCGCGGCGTCACGCGCTAG
- a CDS encoding LpxI family protein, with protein MERIGLIAGNGQLPFLFARAARARGLEVVVAAHRGETDPALEREVGHFAWVRVGQVGRIQKVFRQAGVTRAAMAGGIGHVRALTEARPDLGAVRIISRLRSFRDDALLRAVAADFEAQGITIIAPTDFLGEVLCPEGHLAGPALKPAQEKDVALGREVAVLLGQADVGQTVVVRDGHVLALEAVEGTDETIRRGAKLGGPGAVVVKRCKPDQDLRFDLPAVGPRTLEVMEEAGARVLALEVGRTVLLDAPALFAGATARGITLVGVR; from the coding sequence GTGGAGCGCATCGGGCTCATCGCCGGGAACGGCCAGCTTCCCTTCCTCTTCGCGCGGGCCGCCCGCGCGCGCGGCCTGGAGGTGGTGGTGGCCGCGCACCGGGGAGAGACGGACCCGGCGCTGGAGCGGGAGGTCGGCCACTTCGCCTGGGTGCGCGTGGGGCAGGTGGGCCGCATCCAGAAGGTCTTCCGCCAGGCGGGCGTCACCCGGGCGGCCATGGCTGGCGGCATCGGCCACGTGCGCGCGCTCACGGAGGCCCGGCCGGACCTGGGCGCGGTGCGCATCATCTCCCGCCTGCGCAGCTTCCGGGACGACGCGCTCCTGCGCGCCGTGGCCGCGGACTTCGAGGCACAGGGCATCACCATCATCGCGCCCACGGACTTCCTGGGCGAGGTGCTGTGCCCCGAAGGGCACCTGGCCGGCCCCGCGCTGAAGCCCGCGCAGGAGAAGGACGTGGCCCTCGGCAGGGAGGTCGCGGTGCTCCTGGGGCAGGCGGACGTGGGCCAGACGGTGGTGGTGCGGGATGGCCACGTGCTCGCGCTGGAGGCCGTGGAGGGCACCGACGAGACCATCCGCCGGGGCGCGAAGCTGGGCGGCCCGGGCGCGGTGGTGGTGAAGCGCTGCAAGCCGGATCAGGATTTGCGCTTTGATTTGCCCGCCGTGGGGCCTCGCACGCTGGAGGTCATGGAGGAGGCGGGCGCTCGGGTGCTGGCGCTGGAGGTAGGGCGTACGGTGCTGTTGGACGCACCCGCCCTCTTCGCCGGGGCCACCGCGCGAGGCATCACCCTGGTGGGCGTGCGGTAG
- a CDS encoding OmpA family protein gives MSVRLLPLVALLGLPLPASAEAIRVSLEGKAALGEGVPALLVHIEEPIDGFEVKLKRSDGKTVELKGGGKPGITRRVALEQPEGKFHYEGELTVRFPGGAEPGSMPLSFDTELNGPLKMEVRPEDVDVPGRKLRFTLSRPAAKTEVTVKMDTGKTAFAGDVDFKGAPAGTPLEVKWLPAEGKVMHIRLRAYDTSDFYTGVDLYPWQVDIPHEEVTFASGRSDIPPAEKGKLDASYKSITEALNKYGRWASLRLYVLGHTDTVGSTNDNRELSLKRAKSIASYFRQRGLKVPVFYEGFGEQSPAVPTPDETAEAANRRAEYIIAVEDPSLTNAPFTPRWRKP, from the coding sequence ATGTCCGTCCGACTCCTACCTCTCGTGGCCCTGCTGGGCCTGCCGCTCCCTGCCTCCGCGGAGGCCATCCGGGTCTCGCTGGAAGGCAAGGCGGCGCTGGGTGAAGGCGTGCCCGCGCTGCTCGTCCACATTGAAGAGCCCATCGACGGCTTCGAGGTGAAGCTCAAGCGCAGCGACGGCAAGACGGTGGAGCTCAAGGGGGGCGGCAAGCCGGGCATCACCCGCCGCGTCGCCCTGGAGCAGCCGGAAGGGAAGTTCCACTACGAGGGCGAGCTCACCGTGCGGTTCCCGGGCGGGGCGGAGCCGGGAAGCATGCCTCTCTCGTTCGACACGGAGCTCAACGGCCCGCTGAAGATGGAGGTGCGCCCGGAGGACGTGGACGTGCCCGGCCGCAAGCTGCGCTTCACGCTGTCCCGCCCGGCCGCGAAGACGGAAGTCACGGTGAAGATGGACACCGGCAAGACGGCCTTCGCGGGCGACGTGGACTTCAAGGGCGCGCCCGCGGGCACGCCCTTGGAAGTGAAGTGGCTGCCGGCGGAGGGCAAGGTGATGCACATCCGCCTGAGGGCCTACGACACCTCCGACTTCTACACGGGCGTGGACCTGTACCCGTGGCAGGTGGACATCCCGCATGAGGAGGTGACCTTCGCCTCCGGCCGCTCGGACATCCCGCCGGCGGAGAAGGGCAAGCTGGACGCCAGCTACAAGAGCATCACGGAGGCGTTGAATAAGTATGGCCGCTGGGCGTCGCTGCGCCTGTACGTGCTCGGGCACACCGACACGGTGGGAAGCACGAACGACAACCGCGAGCTTTCGCTCAAGCGGGCGAAGAGCATCGCGTCCTACTTCCGCCAGCGCGGCCTGAAGGTACCAGTGTTCTACGAGGGCTTTGGTGAGCAGTCCCCGGCGGTGCCCACGCCGGACGAGACGGCGGAGGCGGCCAACCGCCGCGCCGAATACATCATCGCGGTGGAGGACCCGTCCCTGACGAACGCGCCCTTCACCCCTCGCTGGCGCAAGCCTTGA
- a CDS encoding MarC family protein, with amino-acid sequence MSGMVSTFLVSLSAIFFVVDPIGVVPLFLAMTAGDTKQQIRSTALRACLVACGMMLFFAVFGRVIFQVFAVSLGAFRVAGGILLLITSLDMLRARPSSTRTSPTEEEEGVVKEDVAIVPLAIPLLAGPGAIATAMVLMARSGTSFVSALPVVAAVVLTFTATYFILNASSLVQRVLRQSGVAILERVSGLILAAIAVQFIADGAKDLLK; translated from the coding sequence ATGTCCGGGATGGTGTCCACCTTCCTCGTGTCGCTGTCCGCCATCTTCTTCGTGGTGGACCCGATTGGCGTCGTGCCGCTGTTCCTGGCGATGACGGCGGGGGACACCAAGCAGCAGATAAGAAGCACCGCCCTGCGCGCGTGTCTGGTGGCGTGCGGGATGATGCTGTTCTTCGCCGTCTTCGGCCGCGTCATCTTCCAGGTGTTCGCCGTGTCGCTGGGCGCCTTCCGCGTGGCGGGCGGCATCCTGCTGCTGATTACCTCCCTGGACATGCTGCGCGCCCGGCCGTCCTCCACGCGCACCAGCCCCACGGAAGAGGAAGAGGGCGTGGTGAAGGAGGACGTGGCCATCGTCCCGCTGGCCATTCCGCTGCTCGCGGGGCCGGGCGCCATCGCCACCGCCATGGTGCTGATGGCGCGCTCCGGGACGTCCTTCGTGTCCGCGCTGCCGGTGGTCGCGGCGGTGGTGCTGACCTTCACCGCGACCTACTTCATCCTCAACGCGTCCAGCCTGGTGCAGCGGGTGCTGCGTCAGTCCGGCGTCGCCATCCTGGAGCGCGTGTCCGGACTCATCCTGGCCGCCATCGCGGTGCAGTTCATCGCGGACGGGGCGAAGGACCTGCTCAAATAG
- a CDS encoding polyprenol monophosphomannose synthase: protein MNRALVCIPTYNERENIGPITQAVLAADPRVDILVVDDNSPDGTGQLADELAAKNPRVRVLHREKKEGLGRAYLAAFRWALAEGYTFILEMDADFSHDPRYLPTFLDAAEGGADLVLGSRYVDGGGTVNWGVGRKIISRGGSLYARSILGVDVRDLTGGFKCFNRRVLESINLDEVRSTGYAFQIELTYRTLRKGFTVREVPIVFEDRRVGHSKMNKKIFVEALGMVWKLRFTV from the coding sequence ATGAACCGTGCGCTGGTCTGCATCCCCACCTACAACGAGCGGGAAAACATCGGCCCCATCACCCAGGCGGTGCTGGCGGCGGACCCCCGTGTGGACATCCTCGTCGTCGACGACAACTCGCCTGACGGGACGGGGCAGCTGGCGGACGAGCTGGCCGCGAAGAACCCTCGCGTGCGCGTGCTCCACCGCGAGAAGAAGGAGGGCCTGGGCCGCGCGTACCTGGCCGCCTTCCGGTGGGCCCTGGCCGAGGGCTACACGTTCATCCTGGAGATGGACGCGGACTTCAGCCACGACCCGCGCTACCTGCCCACCTTCCTGGACGCCGCGGAAGGCGGCGCGGACCTGGTGCTGGGCTCGCGCTACGTGGATGGCGGCGGCACGGTGAACTGGGGCGTGGGCCGGAAGATCATCAGCCGCGGCGGTTCGCTCTACGCGCGCAGCATCCTGGGCGTGGACGTGCGCGACCTCACCGGCGGCTTCAAGTGCTTCAACCGCCGCGTGCTGGAGAGCATCAACCTGGATGAGGTGCGCAGCACCGGGTACGCGTTCCAGATCGAGCTCACCTACCGCACCCTGCGCAAGGGCTTCACCGTGCGCGAGGTCCCCATCGTGTTCGAGGACCGGCGCGTGGGGCACTCGAAGATGAACAAGAAGATCTTCGTCGAAGCGCTGGGCATGGTCTGGAAGCTGCGCTTCACGGTCTAG
- the lpxB gene encoding lipid-A-disaccharide synthase translates to MTQPSSPRILVVAGEASGDTHASELVAALQALRPDLTFFGMGGARLAARGVELIHDAREVSVMGITEVLPRIPRILRIMKDLAQAAEERRPDCAILVDIPDFNLRLAKKLKALGIPVAYYVSPMIWAWRRGRVRTIQRLVDRMLCILPFEEDFYREAGVPARYVGSPVLEQMPKSASAREFRQRLGLPEDAPTLALLPGSRMSEIRRILPTLVGAAKQLVSERPGLQVVVPVAPTIAKEEILSRFEGSGVTPVLVDGRAPEVVGASDAAVVASGTAVLEAGLMERPLVVVYRVSLVTYWVGRMMLKVAFVSLINLLAGRRVVPELLQGEMTPENIASEVRRVWLPGEPRDAMVQGLAEVRGRLGEVGAAHRAAQTVLELLPPRPVS, encoded by the coding sequence ATGACGCAGCCATCCTCCCCCCGCATCCTCGTCGTGGCCGGCGAGGCCTCCGGCGACACCCACGCCTCGGAGCTCGTCGCCGCCCTCCAGGCCCTGCGCCCCGACCTCACCTTCTTCGGCATGGGAGGCGCCCGGCTGGCCGCTCGGGGAGTGGAACTCATCCACGACGCCCGGGAAGTGTCCGTCATGGGCATCACCGAGGTGCTCCCCCGCATCCCCCGCATCCTGCGGATCATGAAGGACCTGGCCCAGGCCGCCGAGGAGCGCCGCCCCGACTGCGCCATCCTGGTGGACATCCCGGACTTCAACCTGCGGCTGGCCAAGAAGCTCAAGGCACTGGGCATCCCGGTGGCCTACTACGTGTCCCCGATGATCTGGGCCTGGCGCCGGGGCCGCGTGCGCACCATCCAGCGGCTGGTGGACCGGATGCTCTGCATCCTGCCCTTCGAGGAGGACTTCTACCGGGAGGCCGGGGTGCCCGCACGCTACGTGGGAAGTCCCGTGCTGGAGCAGATGCCCAAGTCGGCCAGCGCCCGCGAGTTCCGCCAGCGCCTGGGCCTGCCCGAGGACGCTCCCACGCTCGCGCTGCTGCCCGGCAGCCGGATGAGTGAGATCCGCCGCATCCTCCCCACCCTCGTCGGGGCCGCCAAGCAGCTCGTCTCCGAGCGGCCGGGACTCCAGGTGGTGGTGCCGGTGGCGCCCACCATCGCGAAGGAGGAGATCCTCTCCCGCTTCGAGGGCAGCGGCGTCACGCCGGTCCTGGTGGACGGGCGCGCCCCGGAGGTGGTGGGCGCGAGCGACGCCGCGGTGGTGGCCTCCGGCACGGCGGTGCTGGAGGCGGGGCTGATGGAGCGGCCGCTGGTCGTCGTGTACCGCGTGTCGCTGGTGACGTACTGGGTGGGCCGGATGATGCTGAAGGTGGCCTTCGTGTCGCTCATCAACCTGCTGGCGGGCCGGCGCGTGGTGCCGGAGCTGCTCCAGGGGGAGATGACTCCGGAGAACATCGCCTCCGAGGTGCGGCGCGTGTGGCTGCCCGGCGAGCCCCGCGACGCCATGGTCCAGGGCCTGGCCGAGGTGCGCGGGCGCCTGGGCGAGGTGGGTGCCGCCCACCGCGCGGCCCAGACGGTGCTGGAGCTGCTGCCCCCGCGCCCTGTCTCCTGA
- a CDS encoding DUF4388 domain-containing protein encodes MKTLLLAESHPPTLEHLTGLLSQAGYTVRAVNDAVMALEHFSADNPDVVVLGVDLPRVEGQHVVHLIRGHSQGGRVPIVAIDKGHLGRAKGVSSVLDLKVNAYIPDPLKPGELVPRLEALVKAAQLIPLTGLAATLSRPAVAAGELKSFPLPALLHSLYRLRRDGVLVVALKGLSRRVYFLRGGPVNFDSSAKEDALPRFLRERKVLTEAQEQPVVESLASGLRIGAALADVGVEAVGEDLLALLRDFTRDRLGRVLAMREGRYAFYAGDEFSSEVASVDQPALAPLLEAARKRMPLRVVAGALKAHLNEYPVRSADFGRDLQSMALDTEDIKLAMQVNGRIVLKDLLAHGRAELRAAYTLLWFLKLTGGVTFSATPVATGTDVLSAAAVPDVIAPRKRKSLPAETAAALREEAVRIITRSYFGGLGLDLAADKEAVERAYHETAMRFHPDTYAEFDISDLRDLLEQVQEKLSAAYRVLSVDEKRRAYLQYFFSRQEVVGRATAINVDAELALRRGESAMKRGDYKAAIQGFEEAVSLNGSEPEYYSYLAWAKYRGSPGSLMQRALAARKVLKQALTLDPYLERAQIIAAIIEIDLADAPLARKKLMKVLELNPYSVLARAALQKVVK; translated from the coding sequence TTGAAGACGCTTCTGCTCGCTGAGAGCCACCCCCCGACCCTGGAGCACCTGACGGGCTTGCTCTCGCAGGCCGGGTACACCGTTCGGGCGGTGAATGACGCCGTGATGGCGTTGGAGCACTTCTCGGCGGACAACCCGGACGTGGTGGTGCTGGGCGTGGACCTGCCGCGCGTGGAGGGGCAGCACGTCGTGCACCTCATCCGCGGGCACAGCCAGGGCGGGCGGGTGCCCATCGTGGCCATCGACAAGGGGCACCTGGGCCGCGCGAAGGGCGTGAGCTCGGTGCTGGACCTGAAGGTCAACGCGTACATCCCGGATCCGCTCAAGCCGGGGGAGCTGGTGCCCCGCCTGGAGGCGCTGGTGAAGGCCGCCCAGCTCATCCCGCTCACGGGCCTGGCCGCCACGCTGTCGCGCCCCGCGGTGGCGGCGGGAGAGCTGAAGTCCTTCCCACTGCCGGCGCTGCTGCACTCGCTCTACCGGCTGCGCCGTGACGGCGTGCTGGTGGTGGCCCTCAAGGGGCTGTCGCGCCGGGTGTACTTCCTGCGCGGCGGGCCGGTGAACTTCGACTCCTCCGCGAAGGAGGACGCGCTGCCCCGCTTCCTGCGCGAGCGAAAGGTCCTCACGGAGGCGCAGGAGCAGCCGGTGGTGGAGTCGCTCGCCTCCGGGCTGCGCATCGGCGCGGCGTTGGCGGACGTGGGCGTGGAGGCGGTGGGCGAGGACCTGCTGGCGCTCCTGCGCGACTTCACCCGGGACCGGCTCGGACGCGTGCTGGCCATGCGCGAGGGCCGTTACGCGTTCTACGCGGGCGACGAGTTCTCCTCCGAAGTGGCCTCCGTGGATCAGCCCGCCCTGGCGCCGCTGCTGGAGGCCGCGCGCAAGCGGATGCCCCTGCGGGTGGTGGCGGGCGCGCTCAAGGCGCACCTGAACGAGTACCCGGTGCGCTCGGCGGACTTCGGCCGGGACCTCCAGTCGATGGCGCTGGACACGGAGGACATCAAGCTGGCCATGCAGGTGAATGGCCGCATCGTGCTCAAGGACCTGCTGGCGCACGGGCGCGCGGAACTGCGCGCGGCTTACACGCTGCTGTGGTTCCTCAAGCTGACGGGCGGCGTGACGTTCTCCGCGACGCCGGTGGCCACGGGAACGGATGTGCTGAGCGCGGCGGCGGTGCCGGACGTCATCGCGCCGCGCAAGCGCAAGAGCCTGCCCGCGGAGACGGCGGCGGCGCTGCGCGAGGAAGCGGTGCGCATCATCACGCGCAGCTACTTCGGCGGGCTGGGCCTGGACCTCGCGGCGGACAAGGAAGCAGTGGAGCGCGCGTATCACGAGACGGCGATGCGCTTTCACCCGGACACCTACGCGGAGTTCGACATCTCCGACCTGCGCGACCTGTTGGAGCAGGTGCAGGAGAAGCTGTCCGCGGCGTACCGCGTGCTGAGCGTGGACGAGAAGCGCCGCGCCTATCTCCAGTACTTCTTCAGCCGGCAGGAGGTGGTGGGCCGCGCGACCGCCATCAACGTGGACGCGGAGCTCGCGCTGCGCCGGGGCGAGTCCGCGATGAAGCGGGGCGACTACAAGGCGGCCATCCAGGGCTTCGAGGAAGCGGTGTCGCTCAACGGCAGCGAGCCCGAGTACTACTCGTACCTCGCCTGGGCGAAGTACCGGGGCTCGCCCGGGTCGCTGATGCAGCGGGCGCTCGCGGCGCGCAAGGTGCTCAAGCAGGCGCTGACGTTGGACCCGTACCTGGAGCGGGCGCAGATCATCGCGGCCATCATCGAAATCGACCTGGCTGACGCGCCGCTCGCGCGAAAGAAGCTGATGAAGGTGCTGGAGCTGAACCCGTATTCGGTGCTCGCGAGAGCGGCGTTGCAGAAGGTGGTGAAGTAG